Below is a genomic region from Treponema sp. J25.
AGATTGAAGTCCCGGGAAATCATATTAAGAGTGTCGGAAAGTACAAGGTTACGGTACGGCTCTATGAAAATGCTTCGGCAGAACTTACGGTTCTGGTCCAGGCCCACATAGAGGAAAAAACCGAAGAACCCAAGACAACCCACAGCAAGCAGCGCCATCAGCGTTCTTCCCGGGCTCCCGAAACAAAGGAGACCTCGGGAGATACGGCGGCTCCTGCTGAGGCGAGCCAGGAAAAAACTGAATAAAGAGGGGTAGGTACGCCGTGGCAATGCGAGATAAAATTCCTCCTCATAATGAGGAGGCTGAGCAGGCTACCCTTGGGGCACTGCTGTTAGATGAAAATGCTATTGCAACGGCTATCCGCTACCTCAGACCCGACGATTTTTACAGTAATGCGAATCGTCGGGTCTATCGAGCCATTTTGAACCTCTTTAACCAGGGACAAAAGGCAGACATCATTACAGTCACGGAAGAGTTAAAAAAGCAAGGAGAATTAGAACAGGCAGGAGGGGCGGCCTATGTGGCATCCCTTCCGAACCTGGTGCCTACCAGTGCGAATATCGAGTATTATGCCCGGCTCGTGCAAGATTGTGCCATTCGGCGCTCCCTTATTCGTATTTCGACGGATATTTCAGCGAAATCCTATGATGAGGGAGAGGATTCTCGCCTTTTGGTAGAAGAAGCCCAGCGCCAGATTTTTGAGCTTACCGATGATCGACAAACCCTGAGTTTTAAAAGTGCAAAGGAAATCATTCCTAAGGCCATCGAGGCTATAGAAAAACTCTACTATACGAAAGAAGCCTTTACCGGTATTCCTTCGGGGCTGTCTGACCTGGATGCCATGACAAGCGGTTTTCAAAAGTCGGAGCTTATCATCATCGGAGCCCGACCTTCGGTGGGGAAAACCGCCCTTGCCCTTACGATGGCAGCCCATACGAGTATCAAATTGAAAATTCCCACCGCCTTTTTTACCCTCGAAATGTCGGACCTGGCCCTGATGCAACGACTTATTTCAGCGGAAGCCCGCATAGAGTCGGAGAAAATCAGAACAGGGATGCTCAAACCCAGTGATTTTCAGAGTTTGATGGAGGCCGCCGGTCGTATCTATGATGCTCCTCTGTACGTTGTGGACATGCCTAATATGAAGCTCCTGGATC
It encodes:
- the dnaB gene encoding replicative DNA helicase, encoding MRDKIPPHNEEAEQATLGALLLDENAIATAIRYLRPDDFYSNANRRVYRAILNLFNQGQKADIITVTEELKKQGELEQAGGAAYVASLPNLVPTSANIEYYARLVQDCAIRRSLIRISTDISAKSYDEGEDSRLLVEEAQRQIFELTDDRQTLSFKSAKEIIPKAIEAIEKLYYTKEAFTGIPSGLSDLDAMTSGFQKSELIIIGARPSVGKTALALTMAAHTSIKLKIPTAFFTLEMSDLALMQRLISAEARIESEKIRTGMLKPSDFQSLMEAAGRIYDAPLYVVDMPNMKLLDLRAQARRLRAQQKVEIIFIDYLTLITSENYQLPRHEQIAEISRSLKSLARELDIPIVALSQVRRDAEGKRPTLSDIRESGSIEQDADVVMFLHRERETEKRPDAERSRAITTELIVAKQRNGPVGTVEIVFLPSYTKFENLTRSA